From a region of the Lentimicrobiaceae bacterium genome:
- a CDS encoding helix-hairpin-helix domain-containing protein: MTKPDQLKQLQQIPGVGRSIASDLWNINIRSIDDLKGKSPEKLYELSNQKAGMVQDRCLLYAFRCAVYYAETEEHQREKEKLLWWNWKEKK, translated from the coding sequence ATGACCAAACCCGATCAACTAAAACAACTTCAGCAAATCCCCGGTGTAGGCCGATCCATTGCCAGCGACCTGTGGAATATCAATATCCGCAGTATTGACGATTTGAAAGGTAAATCGCCGGAAAAACTATACGAACTATCGAACCAAAAGGCAGGGATGGTACAGGACCGATGCCTGTTGTATGCGTTTCGCTGTGCCGTTTACTATGCAGAAACAGAGGAACACCAGCGGGAGAAGGAGAAACTGCTTTGGTGGAATTGGAAAGAGAAAAAATAA